The Thomasclavelia ramosa DSM 1402 genome includes a region encoding these proteins:
- the mraY gene encoding phospho-N-acetylmuramoyl-pentapeptide-transferase: MENFLKLIIAFGIGFILVVLAMPKVIPFLHKMKFGQVEREEGLESHKSKNGTPTMGGIVFVIAAILGAFIVNFNNLLDPELILATIVLVGYSAIGFVDDALIIVKHSNKGLPPLAKLLAQIALAIICYFFAMNFIPDFTSVITIPLLDINIDMGYLYPALILVMFAGESNGVNLSDGLDGLATGLSMVAIAPFIIFSIMTKDYTLASYATAMVGALLGFMMFNYHPAKIFMGDVGSLGLGGFLAILAILTKQELLLILVGGVFLMETLSVIIQVVSFKTRGKRVFKMAPIHHHFEMLGWSEQQVTISFWFIGFICGILSIVIGVL; this comes from the coding sequence ATGGAAAACTTCTTAAAACTAATAATTGCTTTTGGAATTGGCTTTATTCTTGTTGTTCTAGCAATGCCTAAAGTAATTCCATTCCTACATAAGATGAAATTTGGTCAAGTTGAACGTGAAGAAGGACTTGAATCACATAAGTCAAAAAATGGTACACCAACAATGGGTGGAATCGTTTTTGTGATTGCCGCAATTCTTGGTGCTTTTATTGTTAATTTTAATAATTTACTTGATCCGGAGCTGATTTTAGCAACAATTGTTTTAGTTGGATATAGTGCAATTGGATTTGTGGATGATGCTTTGATCATTGTTAAACATAGTAATAAGGGATTACCGCCACTAGCTAAATTATTAGCTCAGATCGCGTTAGCAATTATTTGTTATTTCTTTGCAATGAACTTTATTCCTGATTTTACATCAGTAATTACAATTCCATTATTAGATATTAATATTGATATGGGTTATTTATATCCAGCATTAATCTTAGTAATGTTTGCAGGGGAAAGTAACGGTGTAAATTTATCTGATGGTTTAGATGGATTAGCAACTGGTCTTTCAATGGTTGCGATTGCACCATTTATAATCTTTTCTATCATGACAAAAGATTATACTCTTGCAAGTTATGCAACTGCAATGGTAGGGGCTTTACTTGGTTTCATGATGTTTAATTATCATCCTGCTAAGATATTTATGGGTGATGTAGGTTCGCTTGGTCTAGGTGGTTTCTTGGCTATTTTAGCGATACTTACAAAACAAGAGTTATTACTTATTTTAGTTGGTGGAGTCTTTTTAATGGAAACTTTATCGGTTATTATTCAAGTAGTCTCATTTAAAACTCGAGGAAAACGAGTATTTAAGATGGCACCGATCCATCATCACTTTGAAATGTTGGGCTGGAGTGAACAACAAGTAACTATTTCATTCTGGTTCATTGGTTTCATCTGTGGAATCTTATCAATTGTAATTGGGGTGCTATAG
- the ftsW gene encoding putative lipid II flippase FtsW, with protein sequence MKRRRVVVTVLIIVIIGLMMVYSASNIWAGYKFNDSLYYIKRQGIFAVIGIIAMFVFSKIDYHIYQKNANKLLIGSFILMILVLIPGIGAVRGGSRSWFNLGIISLQPSELFKIAIIIYSANYINNHYHELKKLKASLKLLLILGLGFGLIMLQPDFGSGVVMACSIVVMLIVSPFPFKYFVMLGILGVIGIVIMIISAPYRLARIVAFLNPFADPLGSGFQIIQSLYAIAPGGILGVGFNNSVQKHFYLPEPQTDFIFAIFLEEFGLIGGVLLVGMYGYMFVTVFNQATKVKDLFGSFLMIGIISMIGIQTLINLGVVVGLFPVTGVTLPLMSYGGSSLTITLIAIGIVLNISKSTY encoded by the coding sequence ATGAAACGTAGAAGAGTGGTCGTTACAGTTTTAATAATTGTGATAATTGGGTTGATGATGGTATATAGTGCCTCGAATATTTGGGCCGGATATAAATTTAATGATTCTTTATATTACATTAAACGACAAGGAATTTTTGCTGTTATTGGTATAATTGCTATGTTTGTGTTTTCAAAGATTGATTATCATATTTATCAAAAAAATGCAAATAAACTTTTGATTGGGTCTTTTATCTTGATGATTTTAGTTTTGATTCCGGGGATTGGAGCAGTTCGCGGGGGGTCGCGCTCATGGTTTAATTTAGGTATTATTTCGTTGCAGCCATCTGAGCTGTTTAAAATTGCGATAATTATTTATAGTGCAAACTATATTAACAATCATTATCATGAATTAAAGAAACTAAAAGCTAGTTTGAAGTTGTTATTGATTTTGGGACTTGGGTTTGGTTTAATTATGCTTCAGCCTGATTTTGGTAGTGGTGTTGTAATGGCTTGTTCAATTGTAGTGATGTTGATCGTTAGTCCATTTCCATTTAAATATTTTGTTATGTTAGGGATCTTAGGGGTAATTGGAATCGTTATTATGATTATTTCGGCTCCATATCGTTTAGCACGTATCGTAGCTTTTTTAAACCCTTTTGCCGATCCCTTAGGAAGTGGTTTCCAAATTATTCAGTCACTTTATGCGATTGCACCAGGGGGGATTTTAGGAGTAGGCTTTAATAATAGTGTGCAAAAACATTTTTATTTACCGGAACCACAAACAGATTTTATTTTTGCTATATTTTTAGAAGAATTTGGATTGATTGGGGGCGTTTTATTAGTTGGAATGTACGGTTATATGTTTGTAACTGTCTTTAATCAAGCAACTAAAGTAAAAGATTTATTTGGCAGCTTTTTAATGATTGGAATTATTTCAATGATTGGAATTCAAACTTTGATCAATCTTGGAGTAGTTGTCGGTTTATTTCCAGTAACGGGAGTAACTTTGCCGTTAATGTCTTACGGAGGATCGTCATTGACGATTACGCTTATTGCAATTGGAATTGTATTAAATATTTCAAAATCAACATATTAA
- the murD gene encoding UDP-N-acetylmuramoyl-L-alanine--D-glutamate ligase, translated as MFTGKKVLVIGLAKSGKAAIRLLHKLNATITVNEAKEIKDIPEYQQYLDMGIEMVTGSHPTELFECDFDFVIKNPGINYHKPFILRLKERKIPVYTEIELAFQVAKKQHYIGVTGTNGKTTTVTLIDKILKGQYQHVHLAGNVGTPLCDVVLDNDLLNEENHYVVIEMSNFQLLDIERFKPYVSTIINLTPDHLDYMASLDEYYASKTNIYKNTDLDDYFVVNLDDKTVMEYLEKYPVPCNQVTMSLIHEADCMIKEQAIYYRDELIINLADIKVVGRHNIQNIMTAICIAKKCDVPVTVINREIASFIGVEHRIEFVREINGVKIYNDSKATNTDATIIALKAFEQPVILLMGGFDKGLDLTEMATYGNKISHLVTFGAAGERFKNDMHVANSSSVENLEAATLLAIEKAKAGDIILLSPSTSSFDEFSGYEERGRVFKNIVNKL; from the coding sequence ATGTTTACTGGAAAAAAGGTATTAGTGATTGGACTTGCTAAAAGTGGTAAGGCTGCGATTAGATTGCTTCATAAATTAAATGCAACGATTACGGTTAATGAAGCTAAAGAAATTAAGGATATTCCAGAATATCAACAATATCTTGATATGGGAATTGAAATGGTAACAGGGTCACACCCAACTGAATTATTTGAATGTGATTTTGACTTTGTAATTAAGAACCCTGGAATTAATTATCATAAGCCATTTATTTTAAGACTTAAGGAAAGAAAGATTCCTGTATATACGGAAATTGAATTAGCTTTTCAAGTTGCTAAAAAACAACATTATATTGGAGTAACTGGTACTAATGGTAAAACAACAACAGTTACTTTAATTGATAAAATATTAAAGGGACAATATCAACATGTTCATTTAGCAGGTAATGTGGGAACACCACTATGTGATGTTGTTTTAGATAATGATCTTCTTAATGAAGAAAATCATTATGTAGTAATTGAAATGAGTAACTTTCAGTTATTAGATATTGAACGATTTAAGCCTTATGTCTCAACGATCATCAATTTAACACCCGATCATTTAGATTATATGGCCTCATTGGATGAGTATTATGCTTCTAAAACAAATATTTATAAGAATACTGATCTTGATGATTATTTTGTGGTTAATCTTGATGATAAAACAGTAATGGAGTATTTGGAAAAATATCCAGTTCCATGTAATCAAGTCACAATGTCATTGATACATGAAGCTGACTGTATGATCAAAGAACAGGCAATCTATTATCGAGATGAATTAATTATTAACTTAGCGGATATTAAAGTTGTAGGACGCCATAACATTCAAAATATTATGACAGCTATCTGCATTGCTAAAAAATGTGATGTACCAGTAACAGTCATCAATCGAGAAATTGCCTCATTTATTGGTGTTGAACATCGAATTGAGTTTGTTAGAGAAATTAATGGAGTTAAAATCTATAATGATTCAAAAGCAACTAATACTGACGCTACGATCATTGCTTTAAAAGCTTTTGAACAACCAGTAATTTTATTGATGGGTGGTTTTGATAAAGGGTTAGATTTAACCGAAATGGCTACTTATGGTAATAAAATCAGTCATCTGGTGACATTTGGTGCTGCTGGAGAGCGATTTAAAAATGATATGCATGTTGCAAACAGTAGTTCTGTTGAGAATTTAGAAGCAGCGACTTTGCTGGCAATCGAGAAAGCAAAAGCTGGCGATATTATTTTACTTTCGCCATCAACCAGCAGTTTTGATGAATTTTCTGGATATGAAGAACGTGGTCGAGTATTTAAAAATATTGTTAATAAATTATAG
- a CDS encoding MurR/RpiR family transcriptional regulator: MGSILIKLHQLINYNQNENIHYSLAKYLLANCDTINRLSISKVVEDTLISKTSVLKFCRYLGYDSWKVFCSDFQEECLDEKIRLDRLKMNANLMFSKDNLNEYVRLNDEYFSEVQKIVTFQKIKIFAKQINEANNIFVFGEPRELPLFYDFQELLGLYHKELIFPKSLNKKDFEEQLALIDQESLIIITNGVHSFDGFIEKETIEPVYGLERIMQTNCKVIFIGQKSVQNYDNVTTLTIPFSFNEYFIRLAIADLIYKMITYYFYRY; this comes from the coding sequence GTGGGATCAATCTTAATTAAATTACATCAATTAATCAATTACAATCAAAATGAAAATATTCATTATTCGTTAGCAAAATATTTATTAGCTAATTGTGATACGATCAATCGATTATCAATTAGCAAAGTTGTTGAAGATACCTTGATTTCAAAAACATCTGTTTTAAAATTTTGCCGTTATTTAGGATATGATTCTTGGAAAGTCTTTTGCAGTGATTTTCAAGAAGAATGTCTCGATGAAAAGATTCGCTTGGATCGCTTAAAGATGAATGCAAACTTAATGTTTTCAAAAGATAATTTAAATGAGTATGTTCGACTAAACGATGAATATTTTAGTGAAGTACAAAAAATTGTTACATTTCAAAAAATAAAAATATTCGCTAAACAAATTAATGAAGCAAATAATATCTTTGTCTTTGGAGAACCTCGAGAATTACCGCTGTTTTATGATTTTCAAGAATTATTGGGGTTATATCATAAGGAATTGATTTTTCCTAAATCTTTAAATAAAAAGGATTTTGAGGAACAGTTAGCTTTGATTGATCAAGAAAGTTTAATAATTATTACTAACGGAGTTCATTCATTTGATGGGTTTATTGAAAAGGAAACTATTGAACCGGTATATGGATTAGAAAGAATTATGCAAACTAATTGTAAAGTTATTTTTATTGGTCAAAAGTCAGTTCAAAATTATGATAATGTTACAACACTAACAATACCTTTTTCATTTAATGAATATTTTATTCGTTTAGCAATTGCTGATTTAATTTATAAAATGATTACTTATTATTTTTATAGATATTAA
- a CDS encoding tRNA (mnm(5)s(2)U34)-methyltransferase has product METMIEYVHNRIKRKDYQIAIDFTMGNGHDTLFLSKVAKQVYSFDIQQEALNNTKKLIEDTDNVNLILASHENFDCYVKNFDVGIFNLGYLPNGDHQITTMADSSLQAIKKAVEYLNRKGELFLVVYIGHDEGKKESLLIEEYVASLDHISYNVALFKMMNKLSAPYVIQIEKR; this is encoded by the coding sequence ATGGAAACGATGATTGAATATGTGCATAATCGAATTAAGAGAAAAGACTACCAAATTGCAATTGATTTTACAATGGGGAATGGTCATGATACTTTATTTTTAAGTAAAGTGGCTAAACAAGTTTATAGTTTTGATATTCAGCAGGAAGCTTTAAATAATACAAAGAAGTTGATAGAAGATACTGATAATGTAAATTTGATTTTAGCTTCTCATGAAAATTTTGATTGCTATGTAAAAAACTTTGATGTAGGAATTTTTAATCTCGGTTATCTCCCCAATGGAGATCATCAAATTACAACTATGGCGGACAGTTCTTTGCAAGCAATAAAAAAAGCAGTTGAATATTTGAATCGAAAAGGAGAATTGTTTTTAGTTGTTTACATTGGTCATGATGAGGGAAAAAAAGAAAGTTTGTTAATTGAGGAATATGTCGCCAGTTTAGATCATATAAGTTATAATGTAGCGTTGTTTAAAATGATGAATAAGTTATCTGCTCCATACGTAATTCAAATTGAAAAAAGATAA
- a CDS encoding glycoside hydrolase family 3 N-terminal domain-containing protein, giving the protein MSKKKKLTKTLAALSAAGCIIGSATPIALNAVELSKYSVVEAKYQAAKTEGSGENAQFSDYDIDIMVVTNPDYKGEAAPTLTYSKAFDEKAKEAGKTALLSENIDGKEYAFKDMNLNGEIDDYERWYLDAETRAQDLADALVAEGEDGIAKIAGLMLFSSHEGNSAAGLTDSQKDYLTNSYVRNITDAAGNDVEDSVRWVNAMQEYVEISDFNVPVDFSSDPRSTAGSGDLYSDNVSSGATDISKWPSNIGLAATFDTEHMYNFAKASSAEYRALGIVTALGPQIDLATEPRWLRVGGTFGENTKLSTDMAQAYVDGSQSTYVNGEDQGWGKDSINCMIKHFPGDGAGEGGRESHTRAGKYAVYPGGNFEEHLTPFAQGGLKLKGKTGAATAVMTSYSIGINADGSALGGERVGSAYSKSKMSILRDDLGFDGVVCTDWGVTSTPPEQLALGGLGMAWGMENATDNERHLAILDAGGDMFGGNNDNKPIVWSWQQMVDRDGEEAANTRFATSAKRLLKLTMEPGLFENTYLNLDESLAEAGSKDKKDAGYQAQLESVVMLKNKDNTIKAAKDQAKDPKDMTVYIPKTYTAEQKGVFGDTPASWSDSMNIETAKSIYGTVLTDEIVDDKVVRPDLSNVDKVIVGMRSPNNGSLFNQSGMIVEDGKQKFYPLSLQYRPYTADGENVRKVSIAGDLNSDGTQQNRSYYGATSKIANEYDLTACLEAVEAAKAVNKDIPVVVALNANGPVIVSEFEDKVDAIVCGFSVSDSAVFDIINGKSEPKGLLPLQFPANMDTVEANKEDVAGDLVCYKDTQGNTYDVAYGLNWSGIIDDERVQTYNPDRPTTDTTTVTPTPTPDKPTTSVKTGDEINLNTTMLAGAVALVAGLTAYVTTKKRKAVK; this is encoded by the coding sequence ATGAGTAAGAAGAAAAAACTTACAAAAACATTGGCTGCTTTATCAGCTGCCGGCTGTATTATCGGAAGTGCAACACCGATTGCATTAAATGCAGTAGAATTATCAAAATATTCTGTTGTGGAAGCAAAATATCAGGCTGCGAAAACAGAAGGAAGCGGAGAAAACGCTCAATTTAGTGACTACGATATTGATATTATGGTAGTAACTAATCCTGATTATAAAGGTGAAGCAGCTCCAACTTTGACTTATTCAAAAGCTTTTGATGAAAAAGCTAAAGAAGCTGGTAAAACGGCGTTGTTAAGCGAAAATATCGATGGTAAGGAATATGCTTTCAAAGATATGAACTTAAATGGAGAAATCGATGATTATGAAAGATGGTATCTTGATGCTGAAACAAGAGCACAAGATCTTGCTGATGCATTGGTTGCTGAAGGTGAAGATGGGATCGCAAAGATTGCTGGATTAATGTTATTTAGTAGCCATGAAGGAAATAGTGCTGCAGGATTAACAGATTCACAAAAAGATTATTTAACAAATAGTTATGTTAGAAATATTACTGATGCAGCAGGAAATGATGTGGAAGATTCAGTACGTTGGGTCAATGCGATGCAAGAGTATGTAGAAATATCTGATTTCAATGTTCCTGTTGATTTTAGTTCTGATCCTCGTTCAACAGCAGGGTCAGGAGATTTATATTCTGATAATGTTTCTAGTGGGGCTACAGATATTTCTAAATGGCCTTCTAATATTGGATTGGCAGCAACTTTTGATACTGAACATATGTATAATTTTGCAAAGGCATCTTCAGCTGAATATCGTGCATTAGGAATTGTAACAGCTTTAGGACCTCAAATAGATTTAGCGACAGAACCACGCTGGTTAAGAGTTGGTGGAACTTTTGGTGAAAATACTAAACTATCTACAGATATGGCTCAAGCTTATGTAGACGGTTCACAATCAACATATGTTAATGGAGAAGATCAAGGATGGGGAAAAGATTCAATTAACTGTATGATCAAACACTTCCCTGGTGATGGAGCCGGTGAAGGTGGTCGTGAATCACATACCCGTGCAGGTAAATATGCAGTTTATCCAGGTGGTAATTTTGAAGAACATTTAACTCCTTTTGCTCAAGGTGGCTTAAAATTGAAAGGGAAAACTGGAGCGGCAACTGCAGTGATGACATCTTATTCAATTGGAATCAATGCTGACGGTAGTGCTTTAGGTGGCGAAAGAGTTGGTTCAGCTTATAGTAAGTCTAAAATGAGTATTTTAAGAGATGATTTAGGCTTTGACGGTGTAGTTTGTACTGACTGGGGTGTTACTAGCACGCCCCCTGAACAATTAGCACTAGGTGGTCTAGGAATGGCTTGGGGAATGGAAAATGCTACTGATAACGAAAGGCATTTAGCAATCTTAGATGCTGGTGGTGACATGTTTGGTGGTAATAATGACAATAAGCCAATCGTTTGGTCATGGCAGCAAATGGTTGATCGTGATGGCGAAGAAGCTGCTAATACTCGCTTTGCAACTTCAGCTAAACGTTTATTGAAATTAACAATGGAACCAGGATTATTTGAAAATACTTATTTGAATTTAGATGAATCATTAGCTGAAGCTGGAAGTAAAGATAAAAAAGACGCTGGATATCAAGCTCAGTTAGAGTCAGTGGTTATGTTAAAGAATAAAGATAACACAATTAAAGCGGCTAAAGATCAAGCAAAAGATCCTAAAGATATGACTGTTTATATTCCTAAAACATATACTGCAGAACAAAAAGGAGTTTTTGGTGATACACCTGCATCTTGGTCAGATTCAATGAATATTGAGACAGCTAAATCTATCTATGGAACAGTTTTAACTGATGAAATAGTTGATGATAAAGTAGTACGACCTGATTTATCAAATGTTGATAAAGTAATTGTTGGAATGCGTTCTCCAAATAACGGAAGCTTATTTAATCAATCAGGTATGATCGTTGAAGATGGTAAACAAAAATTTTATCCATTATCATTGCAATACCGCCCATATACTGCTGATGGCGAAAACGTAAGAAAAGTGTCAATTGCTGGAGATTTAAATAGTGATGGTACCCAACAAAATAGATCTTATTATGGAGCAACTAGTAAAATTGCTAATGAATACGATTTAACAGCTTGTTTAGAAGCTGTAGAAGCAGCTAAAGCAGTCAATAAAGATATTCCTGTAGTTGTTGCTTTAAATGCTAATGGTCCTGTTATCGTTAGTGAATTTGAAGACAAAGTAGATGCAATCGTATGTGGCTTCTCTGTAAGTGATAGTGCTGTGTTTGATATTATTAATGGTAAATCTGAACCAAAAGGATTATTACCATTACAATTTCCTGCAAATATGGATACTGTAGAAGCGAATAAAGAAGATGTTGCTGGTGATCTAGTATGTTATAAAGATACACAAGGAAATACTTATGATGTAGCCTATGGTTTAAACTGGTCAGGAATTATTGATGATGAGCGTGTTCAAACATATAATCCAGACCGTCCAACTACAGATACAACAACAGTTACCCCTACACCAACACCTGATAAACCTACTACTTCAGTAAAAACTGGTGATGAAATTAATTTAAACACAACAATGCTGGCTGGGGCCGTTGCTCTAGTGGCAGGATTAACTGCATATGTAACAACTAAAAAAAGAAAAGCAGTAAAATAA
- a CDS encoding peptidylprolyl isomerase, whose protein sequence is MKILKKLMILLVLAALIIGCSKEPENNYLGNLKVGHTMKLDDKEVPKAKFEFFYGRALTKYLNQYYSAFSDDYASIVDFNIEKDINDLKNQDCTVTGYTDKSWEYYFADQAKKDILEVEALVRGAKTAGYQINADDKKKARSTFGELESYCKENKIDFEDYLHSTFGLEAIKDNLISYYEESNLASRYAAVLLKEPTDEEVEQYYLANKNDIDTINIRYFAFAKDDKAKADEFAQKIRSEADFKQMAVDYSSDDKKIYYQNNDLSLRQDLRKSDLPEYLQSVLFDQALPINSVKVVEGDSSIDVVMLVAREQPVYRQASISTVYLDARETDTDNLTTEKMNTCKEFADNLLQDFMNNTDRSIDKFHEYNSKYADDKNNQGDYDNISKGDSTIEIANWVFDESRQVGDLEVLMSNYGYTIVYFRGFGGIDYFERAKVLAKEATYDKQLNDLKRNIKVMIK, encoded by the coding sequence ATGAAAATACTTAAAAAATTAATGATTTTGCTAGTACTGGCAGCTTTGATAATAGGTTGTTCCAAAGAACCAGAAAATAATTATTTAGGAAATCTGAAAGTTGGCCATACAATGAAACTAGATGATAAAGAGGTGCCAAAAGCAAAATTTGAGTTTTTCTATGGTCGCGCTTTGACTAAATATTTAAACCAATATTACAGTGCTTTTAGTGATGATTATGCAAGTATAGTTGATTTTAATATTGAAAAGGATATAAATGATTTAAAAAATCAAGATTGTACGGTTACTGGTTATACAGACAAATCATGGGAATATTATTTTGCTGATCAGGCAAAGAAAGATATTTTAGAAGTAGAGGCATTGGTAAGAGGTGCTAAAACTGCTGGTTATCAAATAAATGCTGATGATAAAAAGAAAGCTCGCTCAACATTTGGTGAACTAGAAAGTTATTGTAAAGAAAATAAGATTGATTTTGAAGATTATCTCCATTCAACCTTTGGTTTAGAGGCAATAAAGGATAATTTAATCAGTTATTATGAGGAATCTAATCTGGCCTCACGATATGCAGCAGTTTTATTAAAAGAACCAACTGATGAAGAGGTGGAGCAATATTATCTAGCTAATAAAAATGATATTGATACGATCAATATTCGCTATTTTGCTTTTGCTAAGGATGATAAAGCAAAAGCAGATGAGTTTGCCCAAAAGATTCGTAGTGAGGCAGATTTTAAACAGATGGCAGTTGATTATAGTAGTGATGATAAAAAAATTTATTATCAAAATAATGATTTGAGTCTACGTCAAGATTTAAGAAAATCAGATTTACCTGAATATTTGCAATCCGTATTATTTGATCAGGCATTACCAATTAATAGTGTTAAAGTAGTTGAAGGGGATTCTAGTATTGATGTAGTTATGCTGGTGGCTAGAGAACAGCCTGTTTATCGACAAGCTAGTATTTCAACAGTTTATTTAGATGCTAGAGAAACAGATACTGATAATTTGACAACCGAAAAAATGAATACATGTAAAGAATTTGCAGACAATTTGCTACAAGATTTTATGAATAATACTGACAGATCGATTGATAAGTTTCATGAATATAATAGTAAATATGCAGATGATAAGAACAATCAGGGAGATTATGACAATATATCTAAAGGGGATAGTACTATTGAAATTGCAAATTGGGTTTTTGATGAATCTCGACAAGTTGGAGATTTGGAAGTATTAATGAGTAATTATGGTTATACCATTGTATATTTTAGAGGATTTGGAGGAATTGATTATTTTGAAAGAGCAAAGGTATTAGCTAAAGAAGCAACGTATGATAAGCAGTTAAATGATTTAAAAAGGAATATCAAGGTTATGATTAAATAA
- a CDS encoding HPr family phosphocarrier protein produces the protein MVKRIDVTVTDPVGLYATPATELVDTMKMFNSDIKLVYASKTVNMKSLMGVLSLGIPTKAKIEIIADGEDEDAVIKRALELMKDLGISG, from the coding sequence ATGGTAAAAAGAATCGACGTTACCGTAACTGATCCAGTTGGTCTTTATGCGACTCCAGCAACCGAACTAGTTGATACTATGAAGATGTTCAACAGTGATATTAAGTTAGTCTACGCATCTAAAACTGTCAACATGAAATCATTGATGGGGGTTCTATCTCTGGGTATTCCAACAAAAGCAAAAATTGAAATTATTGCTGATGGAGAAGATGAGGACGCAGTTATTAAACGGGCCCTTGAATTAATGAAGGATCTAGGAATTAGTGGGTAA
- a CDS encoding MurR/RpiR family transcriptional regulator, producing the protein MNTLLSRLIVYINSCVKKDVIYEIARYIIKNYSYCQNITLKDIMDECYVSRASVTRFCEYFGFHSWNNFQSFLVKTKKVKEQQIESRFSNIDIESIYDHLCYIAKNDSLEFKNNLKKEINALVEIINQSSRIYLFGAVYPLSLAVDFQINMISIGKTVYSDFQSESDYLEPMNEDDLAIILTASGRYVGECKSKFNLICNNAGKKAVISCSNRYSSLQYINHYLYIPTTNKNSFVDFDYYTILILDLIYIEYNLKYCRGK; encoded by the coding sequence ATGAATACATTACTCAGCAGATTGATAGTCTATATCAATTCATGTGTAAAAAAAGATGTGATTTACGAAATAGCCCGGTATATTATTAAAAATTATAGTTATTGCCAAAATATTACGCTTAAAGATATTATGGATGAATGTTATGTTTCGAGAGCTAGTGTAACGAGATTTTGTGAATATTTTGGTTTTCATTCTTGGAATAATTTTCAAAGCTTTTTAGTTAAAACAAAAAAAGTTAAAGAACAGCAAATTGAAAGTCGTTTTAGTAATATTGATATAGAAAGTATCTATGATCATTTATGTTATATTGCTAAAAATGATAGTTTAGAATTTAAAAATAATTTAAAAAAAGAGATCAATGCACTAGTTGAAATAATTAATCAAAGTAGTAGAATTTATTTATTTGGGGCAGTATATCCATTATCATTGGCAGTTGATTTCCAAATAAATATGATCAGTATTGGTAAAACAGTTTATAGTGATTTTCAAAGTGAAAGTGATTATTTAGAGCCAATGAATGAGGACGATCTAGCGATTATTTTAACTGCTTCTGGAAGATATGTTGGTGAATGTAAGTCCAAGTTTAATTTAATTTGTAATAATGCTGGCAAGAAAGCAGTTATTAGCTGCAGTAATCGGTATAGCTCACTTCAATACATCAATCATTATCTCTACATTCCAACGACTAATAAAAATAGTTTTGTTGATTTTGATTATTATACGATATTGATCTTAGATTTAATTTATATTGAGTATAATTTAAAGTATTGTCGAGGGAAATAA